A single Parabacteroides timonensis DNA region contains:
- a CDS encoding lipopolysaccharide kinase InaA family protein: MKIVINPEYSFLTDFINDLPENFSSEGEIIYNERNVLKRYQVQGVDMIVKSFKVPILVNRIAYAFLRKSKACRSYEYALEILKRGGNTPAPIAYIEEYKNGLLNRSYYISIFDARATTIREYMDGSILDAEVMWRSFVRFTINIHRSGILHIDYSPGNVLMETKPDNSFRFSLIDINRLRFKEVSQEEALSNFDRLALSVEVSTRLAEIYAEECSLDKKETVRKINKYSDRFFLKRTIKESTKQIKREKGKWAAFFGPLEHYFFLRWIRMLFLNGHKNNCLYKKERELYFSYIKSKDERQVLNRRYHYEP; the protein is encoded by the coding sequence ATGAAGATTGTAATAAACCCGGAATATTCTTTTCTAACGGACTTTATAAATGATCTGCCGGAGAATTTCTCTTCCGAAGGTGAGATTATCTATAACGAGAGAAATGTACTGAAGCGGTATCAGGTTCAGGGTGTTGATATGATAGTGAAGAGTTTTAAAGTACCGATCCTTGTCAATAGGATAGCCTATGCTTTTTTGCGTAAATCTAAAGCTTGTCGCTCTTATGAATATGCGCTTGAGATATTGAAACGGGGAGGGAATACACCGGCACCGATCGCTTATATTGAGGAATATAAGAATGGTCTGTTAAACCGAAGCTATTATATTTCGATTTTTGATGCGAGAGCTACGACGATACGTGAATATATGGATGGGTCTATTCTGGACGCAGAAGTTATGTGGCGTAGTTTTGTCCGTTTTACTATAAATATTCATCGTTCCGGCATATTGCATATTGATTATTCTCCAGGGAATGTGTTGATGGAAACGAAACCGGATAACAGTTTCCGGTTTTCGCTGATCGATATTAACCGTTTGCGTTTTAAGGAAGTTTCCCAGGAAGAAGCATTATCCAATTTCGATCGTTTGGCTCTATCTGTGGAGGTCTCTACGCGTTTGGCAGAGATTTATGCCGAAGAATGTTCTCTGGATAAGAAGGAAACGGTGCGGAAGATTAATAAATACAGCGATCGTTTTTTCCTGAAAAGAACAATTAAAGAAAGTACCAAACAGATAAAACGGGAAAAAGGAAAATGGGCTGCTTTCTTTGGTCCGTTAGAACACTATTTTTTCCTTCGTTGGATCAGAATGTTATTTCTGAACGGACATAAGAACAACTGCCTTTACAAAAAAGAACGTGAATTGTACTTTTCCTATATCAAGTCTAAAGATGAACGTCAGGTGTTGAACCGCCGTTACCATTATGAGCCTTAA
- a CDS encoding FkbM family methyltransferase: MSESIIKSIKKFIYGTIPYIYTKIFDPDSPKLRYYKYIKEHNYTRHIYDFAPAYINMKVDVMEDKEKGLRYVMHEKDKKLYFPEDFSKERIQKAYRCLLIEQHPEHPHHYIDSPKEITDKTILDIGAAEGIFSLSAIEKARMIYLFEYDPKWIKALNATFEPWKDKVKIIKKYISNTNDDTQQTIDSFFADKPVNDLFFKMDIEGAECSALAGAKDLFTKAINLDFAICTYHRKNDARDISAFLDNYPCTYSTRKGYMYVMHRLRPGLIRGSKA, translated from the coding sequence ATGTCAGAATCTATTATAAAAAGTATCAAGAAATTCATATATGGAACAATCCCATATATCTATACAAAAATATTCGATCCCGATTCTCCTAAGCTCAGATACTACAAATACATTAAAGAGCACAACTATACACGTCATATCTACGATTTTGCACCAGCCTACATCAACATGAAGGTAGACGTTATGGAAGATAAAGAAAAAGGATTACGTTATGTAATGCATGAAAAAGACAAAAAACTATATTTTCCGGAAGATTTTTCAAAAGAAAGAATACAAAAAGCATACCGATGCCTACTCATAGAGCAACACCCCGAACATCCACACCATTATATCGATTCTCCGAAAGAAATAACAGACAAAACAATCCTTGACATCGGTGCGGCAGAAGGAATATTCTCTTTAAGTGCCATCGAAAAAGCTCGTATGATCTATCTCTTTGAATACGATCCCAAATGGATAAAAGCCTTAAATGCCACCTTCGAACCCTGGAAAGATAAGGTCAAAATAATAAAAAAATACATTTCAAACACCAACGACGATACTCAACAGACTATAGACTCTTTCTTTGCAGACAAACCGGTAAACGATCTATTCTTCAAAATGGATATCGAAGGAGCCGAATGCAGCGCCCTGGCCGGTGCCAAAGACTTATTTACGAAAGCTATAAATCTGGATTTCGCCATTTGTACCTATCACAGGAAAAATGATGCAAGAGATATATCTGCGTTCCTGGATAATTATCCATGCACTTACAGTACACGCAAAGGTTATATGTATGTAATGCACCGGTTACGCCCCGGCCTTATACGAGGCTCCAAGGCTTAA